In Mucilaginibacter auburnensis, the genomic stretch AATGAAAACCACAATAGAAACTACATATCCAGAATTTGATTTGCTTGAAGCAAGCATTGACAGAGATCTTTCTTATAACAATTACCAATCATTAAAACCCGCTCAAAAAGGCTCTTTGATTTCCAACATCAATTTTGATTTTTCTTATGATAAATGGGTGAGTTTTAATAATGGCATTGTTAATGAAGACTTTGTAGCAACAAAGCAAGTGTTGGGAAAACCACTCGTTTTAAGTTTTTACTCCAATTATTGGAATGGTAAAGGTGTTGATTATTTAAAACAACTAAGTTCGCTAAGCAAGCAGGTTAAATCAAACGGTGGTAATTTGGTGGTAGTTAGCGCTGAAGCTGTTAGCGAGGACCTGATTAACCTAGCTTTTGAAAATAACCTCAGCCTTTCTTTCTATTTCGACCCTAACAACAGCATTGCAGATCAATTTGGAGTTTACTCTGATAACGATCCTATATGGAACTGGTTCTCAGGTATTGATAATAACGTACCATTGTTGTCAACTTTTGTTATCAGTGCTGAAAAGAGTATTGTATTTAACCACAACTACCGTGATTATGCGGAAACCTTGCCGGCCAATGAACTTTTAAACGCAGTAGGTGAATCCGCTTATATGCGCAAATTATTGCTATCAGCATAAGTTTTTCATTCATATTATATAAGCCGGTTGTTTTGCATCCGGCTTTTTTGTTGCTTTTAAACTTTGTCAAAACTGTGGGTGCACTTATCTCGTTGATGGGTTATGCGCTACATCATTAAAACTTTCATTTGCATGGTTATTTTGTTGCTTAACAAAAGTGTTAAAGCTCAACCTCAGCAAATAACTGAACAAATACTGGTTGATGGAACGAAGCGTAAGTTGATAACATATATACCACAAAACAACAGTAAGGAGCATATGCCAGTAGTTATTGCCCTTCATGGCGGTTTTGCAACACCTAAAGCGATGTTTAGGCTGGCGAATTTTAAATCATTGGCTGATAAAGAGAAATTTATTGTGGTGTGCCCGGCATCAAAGCGTTTTTGGCATGACGGCGCTGATACTAAAGGCATTGATGATGTTAAGTTTATTGACGTGCTTATTAGTCACGTAGTTGAAAAATATCACGCTGACGCTCAACGTATATATGTTACCGGAATTTCAAACGGTGGTTTCATGACTACACGCTTAGCTTGCCAGTTATCAAATCGTATAGCGGCTATTGCTGTTGTTGCAGCTACCTTAGATAAAGAGGCGGGATATGCGCCCAAAAAGCCAATGCCTGTAATGTACATACATGGTACCCGTGACCCAATTGTGAGCTACAATGGAGGCAAACTTTTTGGCCGCAAAATATATTCGCACCCTGAGGTTATTGAGAAATGGGTTTTGTTAAATGCATGTTCTCCAGAACCTACTCAAACGGAGATTCTTGATAGTAGGCATGATGGTACAATGATTTTCAAGCAGGAGTACATCAATAAACAAAACGGAATAAAAGTTATAAGTTACACCATAGGTAATGGCGGCCATACCTGGCCCAATGGTAGACAATATTTCCCTGAATTTCTTATTGGTAAAACCACGCGCAATCTGGATGGTTGCGAGGTGATATGGAATTTCTTTAAGGCTTATAAAAAGCAATTAAATTAAAATAACAGCGTTTTTATTAGCTGTAACAGCATTTATAAATATCTTAGCACCGCAAACACTATATTTTACAATGCACCGCAAAACAATTGTCGTGACATTTGTTATCACCTGGAAATGAATATGAGTGCACCGTTAACAGCAGATAGGATAAAGCAGCTACAAGAGCAAAAGCTTAAACAACTGCTTACATATATTCATCAGAATTCCCCTTTTTACCGCGAAATATTCAGCAGTAAGAACATTAGTATTGATGTAATAAATAGTTTAGAAGATCTTACTTTACTTCCTGTAACGCACAAGGAAGATTTGCAACAAGGCAATGATGATTTTTTGTGCGTGCCTAAAAAACAAGTAATTGAGTATGCTTCAACATCAGGAACTTTAGGCAGCCCCGTTACAATTGCACTTACAGAGAACGACCTTAACAGGCTCACAATCAATGAATATAACTCGTTTAAATGTGCCGATGGTTCTGAAGAAGATGTTTATCAGCTAATGCTTACGCTTGATAGGCAATTTATGGCCGGTATTGCCTATTACTCGGGCTTGCGCAAACTTGGTGCAGGTATAATCAGGTTGGGTCCTGGTGTTCCTGCTATGCAACTGGAAACCATACAACGCTTAAAACCCACAGCTATAGTAGCAGTGCCATCTTTTATTTTGAAGTTGATACAGTTTGCTAAAGAAAATAATGTTGATTTGAATACAACATCTGTTAAAAAAGCCATTTGTATAGGAGAGAATATCCGGAATACCGACTATTCATTTAACATACTTGGAAAAAAAATAACAGAGAATTGGAGTATTCAACTGTACTCAACTTATGCATCAACCGAAATGCAAACCGCATTTACAGAATGTAGTCAAGGCAACGGCGGTCATTTACAACCTGAATTGTTAATTGCTGAATTGCTTGATGATGATAACCAGCCTGTTCCGCCAAATACCCCAGGTGAATTAACAATTACGACCTTAGGGGTAGAAGGTATGCCGCTGCTTCGCTACAAAACCGGCGATATATGCATGTACAATGAGGAGCCCTGTGCTTGTGGTAGAAGCGGAATGCGACTTTCGCCCATCATCGGCCGTAAAAAGCAAATGATTAAGTTTAAGGGTACCACCCTGTATCCGCCGGCCTTGTTTGATCTGCTAAACGAAATGGAAGAGGTGCTTGACTACGTTGTTGAAGTTTACTCGAACGAGATAGGAATGGATGAAGTGTTACTTCATTTATTGCCACTTAATGAAAACAAAGCCAGCGATAACCGCATACGCGCATATTTGCAAGCGAGGTTACGTGTTAGCCCTCAAGTAAACTACGTTGGAGTGGAGCAGTTGCAGAAAATACAGTTCCCTGAATCAGTAAGGAAAGCGGTTAAATTCATTGACAGGCGGGCTAAGATCAACACCTGATGTGGTTTTAGTAACATCTGATTATAGCTATACTATCATATATTTATACATTTACCCATTAATTAAAATAACACCACCATTTGCCCATGATACTTATTGGACAAAGCAAACTCACACTTAAGGATTTTTCGGATATTGTATTTAGAAATGAAAAGGTTGAGTTAGATGCAGCGGCAATCAAAAATGTAAAGGACAACTTTGAGTTCCTTCAGAACTTTTCATCCAACAAATTAATATACGGAATAAATACCGGCTTCGGGCCAATGGCGCAATACAAGGTAAGCGAAGAGAATCTGCTGCAACTACAGTATAATCTTATCCGCAGTCATAGCTCTGGTAATGGTGCTTTATTGTCGCCAACTTTTACTAAGGCTTTAATGATCGCCCGCTTAAACAGCCTCATTCAAGGTTACTCTGGAGTGCATACCGATATAATTGAATTGCTTAAATCTTTAATTAATAACGATATAAGTCCGTGTGTTTTCGAGCATGGTGGTGTGGGTGCCAGTGGAGATTTGGTACAACTCGCTCACTTGGGCTTAGTATTAATAGGTGAGGGTGAAGTGGTTTATGAAGGAACGCTTCAAGCTACTGCTGATGTTTTTGCAAAGTTGAACATCAAGCCGCTCAGCATAAAGGTACGCGAGGGATTGGCTACAATAAATGGAACATCGGCCATGACCGGTATTGGCATGGTTAACATTGCTCAGGCTCATAAATTGCTAAACTGGTCTGTAATGTTCTCAGCCATGACCAATGAGGTGGTAAAGGCTTACGACGACCATTTTTCGCATGAGCTGAACATTGTAAAGCATCACGAGGGGCAGAACAAAGTTGCAGCTACCTTCCGCAATATTTTACAGGGAAGTAAAATGATACGTAGTCGCACCGATCATCTTTATCAGCCCGATAAAATAGGTCAGGAAGTTTTTGAGGATAAGGTGCAGGAGTATTACTCGTTACGATGTGTTACACAAGTGTTAGGACCTATTTTAGATACCATCAATAATGCAGAACATGTTGTAGTGAATGAGTTAAATTCAGTTAATGATAATCCGGTTATTGACCATCATCACCAAAACGTTTTTCACGGCGGTAATTTCCATGGCGATTATGTTTCACTTGAGATGGATAAAATTAAAATTGCAATAGCCAAATTATCAATGCTTTCTGAGCGTCAGTTAAACTACTTGGTTAATGATAAACTGAATCAAAAGTTTCCGCCATTTATGAATTTGGGTATTTTAGGCTTTAATTTTGGTATGCAAGGGGTACAGTTTACGGCCACTTCAACCGTTGCAGAAAATCAAACGCTTTCCTTCCCAATGTACGTGCATAGCATTCCAAATAATAATGATAATCAGGATATTGTAAGCATGGGCTGCAATGCTGCTTTAATTACAGCAAAGGTTATTGATAATGCGTTCGCTGTTTTATCAATCCAGTTAATGACGCTTTTACAAGCGGTAGATTACCTGCAATGCGAAGCAGATATGTCGCCTGTAACGCGTCAGTTATATACAGATGTAAGGAAGATTTTTCCTAAGTTTATTGAAGATACGCCTAAATATAGAGATATAGAGCGTATTAAACAGTATTTACAAACAAACACAGCATTAACAGCATAATATGAAATGTGCGCTTGTTACCGGAGGATCAAGAGGCATTGGCCGCGCGATCTGTTTAAAAATGGCTTCCATGGGCTATTATGTATTGGTTAACTATAAGAGTAATCGGGTTGAGGCTGAAAAGACACTTGAGCAAATAAAGCAAGCCGGTGGTGATGGAGAATTGTTGTCATTTAATGTTGCTGATAAGGTTGAGATCAAGGATTTACTTCAAAGCTGGATAAACAACAACGAAAGCGCAGATATAGAAGTATTGGTCAATAATGCCGGCATCAGAGATGATAGTTTAATGGTTTGGCTGAAAGATGAGCAGTGGGATAGTGTGATAAAAACCAGTTTAGATAGCTTCTTTTATGTTACCCGGTTAGTGTTGGAGGAAATGATGATGAATCGTTTCGGACGCATTATAAATGTTGTGTCGCTTTCGGGAATTAAGGGATTACCTGGTCAAACTAACTATTCGGCTGCAAAGGCCGGTGTTATAGGCGCTACAAAAGCATTGGCGCAAGAGGTAGGACGTAGCGGCATTACTGTTAACGCGGTTGCACCGGGTTTCATTAAAACAGATATGACCGACGGACTTGATGAGAAAGAACTGAAACGTAATATACCTGTAAACAGGTTTGGTTTGCCTGAAGAGGTTGCCCATGCTGTTGGGTTTTTGGCATCTAAGGAAGCATCTTACATAACTGGCGAAGTATTATCAATAAACGGAGGTTTATATACTTAATGGAAGAATTTAGCATATTATCATTAATACCGCAAAAGTCACCATTTGTAATGGTAGACGAGTTACTTTTTTCTGACGATAACGTTACGCGCACTAAATTCAAAGTGCGTGCTGATAATGTTTTCGCGATGAACGGAGAATTTAGCGAGGCTGGGTTAATGGAAAATATGGCTCAAACTGCTGCTGCAGGATCGGGCAATATGGCCAGAATTGAAGATAGACCTGTAGCAACCGGTTACATAGGTCAGGTTAAGAATCTGGAAGTGTTTGAATTGCCGAAGATCGGTGATGAGCTATTGACTGAGATCAAAGTTGAGGTGCAGGTTTTTGATGCAGGCATCGTATCCGGAAAGGTGTGGAAGGGTGATGCTTTAATTGCCCAGTGCGAAATGAAAATATTTATCAATCAACAATAATGCGCCCTGTTTACGTAGCTGCTGATAATATTATATCTCCTTTGGGTTACACCACTGCTGCAAATATGGAGCAGCTAAAGCTTAGATCAACAGGAATAAAGCAGCACAGCGTTAGTGAATATTCAACAGTTCCGTTTTATGCTTCTCTATTTTCTACTGATGTATTTAACGAAAACGGCACTTACACAAAGTTTGAGCAGTTGCTTATCGCATCAATTAAGGATGCATTAGAACATTGTAATATAAAGCCGGACGATGAAAGGACTGTTCTGATCGTATCTACAACAAAAGGAAATGTTAGTCTTTTAGAAACGCAGCCAGAGCGACCCGATCTCAAAGAACGAATTGCTCTGCATACCTCTTCAAAGTTGGTAGCTGAGCATTTCGAATTTAAAAGCCAGGCAATAGTTGTATCGAATGCCTGTATATCAGGTATCATGGCCATTTTAACAGGTCTCCGGCTAATACAAAGCGGCCAGTTCGATAATGCGATCGTTGTTGGTGCAGATGTAATTACCAAGTTTGTATTGTCGGGCTTTCAATCTTTCCAAGCGGTAAGCGCTGAGCCATGCAAGCCTTTTGATGTTGATAGAACAGGCATAACGCTTGGAGAGGGTGCCGCTACTATAGTTTTGACATCAAATCCATTATATAACACACAAATACAAGTATTGTCTGGTGCTGTTAGTAATGATGGCAATCATATATCTGCTCCATCCAGAACAGGAGAGGAGCTTTCTCAGGCTATTAGTAGTTCTTTGATTGATGCCGGATTGAATGCTGCAGATATAGATTTTATTTCCGCCCATGGTACAGCTACAAGCTATAATGACGAGATGGAAGCTAAGGCTATTGCTTTAGCCGGATTAAGCAATGTGCCTGCAAATAGCCTAAAAGGTTTTTATGGTCATACATTAGGAGCCGCAGGCCTCATAGAATCAGTAATATCAATGCAGTCGCTTAAAGAAAATATTATTTTGCCCACACCAGGGCATAGCTCTTTAGGTGTGAGTAGCCCCATCAATATAGTTACCAGTTTAATGCAGCATTCGGTAAAAACTTTTTTGAAAACTGCCTCGGGCTTTGGTGGTTGTAATGGTGCTGTTATTTTTAGCAAATAGCTTGATGCTGGTGTATTTATTCCTTATTTTAAGCTGATGTTTCAATTCAAGCAGTTTAGCGTTGACCAAACCAACTGCGCCATGAAAATAAATACTGATGGCGTTTTGTTAGGTGCGCTGACGCAAATAAAAGCACCACAAAGCATTCTGGATATAGGTACCGGAACCGGAGTGATAGCGTTGATGTTTGCACAGCGTTTTGCTGATGCCCAAATAGATGCTGTTGAAATAGATCAGTCTGCCGCAGATACCGCAAGTCAGAATTTCAGTCGTTCAAAGTTCTCAGACCGGTTAAAAGTTTTTGCTTTAGGGTTTGAACAGTTCTTTAAAGCTTATCCGGATAATAAATATGATCTGATCATATCTAATCCGCCATTTTATATTAATTCATTGCACTCTCCTGAAGAGAAAAAGCAGTTGGCGAAACATGCTGATGAGAATTTCTTTAAGGAAATATTGAGCGATGTTGCAAACCATTTAACCGCAAATGGTAGCTGCTGGTTAGTATTACCGCCTGCTACAGCGCAGTTAGTAAGGAACCTGGTTAATGAATATGAATTGTACATTAATGACGTTATAACTATTAGTTCATTTAAGGGCAAAGACCCTCATCGTGAAATTATATCGTTAAGCAATGTAGTTGATGTTTTTACGAAGCAGGAATTTGTAATTTATGATAGCCAGGGTGTTCATTCTGAGCAATATAAAAATGCTCTCATAGATTTTTTTACCATATTTTAATCAGTTGTAAATGATTCGTGTAGGTCTTATTTCAGATACGCATGGCTACTTGGCCGACAGTGTTTTTGAGCATTTTAAAGATTGTGACGAGATCTGGCATGCAGGCGATTTTGGCAATATAGAATTAGCGGACAAATTAGCCGCATTTAAACCCTTACGGGGTGTTTACGGAAATATTGACGGCAAAGAATTAAGGCAAACATTTCCGGAGAACCTGAGGTTTACAATTGAAGGAATGGACATATGGATAACCCACATTGGTGGTTATCCTGATAAGTATAGTCCCGCTGTTAAAAAAGACATATATCTCAATCCGCCCCAGCTTTTTATTTGCGGCCACTCACATATTTTGAAGGTGATTTTTGATAAAAAAATAAATTGCTTACATTTAAATCCGGGAGCCGCAGGGATACAAGGATGGCACAAAGTACAAACGCTGATGCGTTTTGCCATAGATGATGGAAAAGTGAAGGATCTGGAAGTTATCGAATTAAAAAAGAACGTTTAATATATTCTCGCCTATGAAAGTTACCAAGACCCTCGGACAATTCATTATTGAAAAACAAGCAGATTTTCCTTATGCAAAGGGAGAACTTTCAAGACTGTTGCGTGATATTGGCATCGCCGCTAAATTAGTTAACCGAGAGGTTAATAAGGCGGGCTTGGTTGACATTATAGGAGAGGCTGGTACGGAGAATATACAAGGTGAAAACCAAAAGAAATTGGATGTATACGCTAACGAACAATTTATATCGGCATTAACATACGGCGGCGAATGCTGTATTATAGTGTCTGAAGAGAATGACGAGTATCTGCACATTGAGGGCGAGGTATCTAAGGATGCAAAATACATAGTAGCGATAGACCCGCTGGATGGTTCATCTAACATAGACGTAAATGTTAATGTGGGTACTATATTTTCTATTTACCGCCGTAAATCAACCAGTGGCAAGCCTACTATGGATGATATATTGCAAAAAGGAGTGGAACAGGTGGCCGCAGGCTATATAACTTATGGTTCATCAACCATGTTAGTATACACTACCGGTAAGGGTGTTAATGGCTTTACGCTCGACCCATCCATAGGCGAGTTCTGTTTGTCACATCCAAATATGCGAATTCCGCAGGATGGCCATATTTATTCTATAAATGAAGGACATTATACCCATTTTCCAGATGGGGTGAAAAAATATTTAAAGTACTGCCAGGTTGAAGATAAGGTTACAAACAGACCATACACATCCCGCTATATTGGCTCAATGGTTGCAGATTTACATCGTAATCTTATTTTAGGAGGCATATTTATTTACCCGGTAACTGCAAGTGCGCCTAACGGTAAGCTACGTTTAGTATATGAGTGCAACCCAATGGCTTTTTTGATTGAACAGGCGGGAGGGAAGGCCAGCAATGGGTATGAGCGCATTTTGGAATTAGATGTTAACCATTTACATCAACGCTCTGCAATCTTTATAGGTTCGGAAAACATGGTAAACAAAGCTGAAGAAATGATGTCTTTCTTTTCTCCACAGCAAACCAAAAAGAATTTTAATGGAGATGTGGTGATTCAATAAAAAGCAAAGTCTACAATAAGCTTGCCTTACTTGCTTCCACTTCAAAAACCGAATC encodes the following:
- a CDS encoding phenylacetate--CoA ligase family protein, producing the protein MSAPLTADRIKQLQEQKLKQLLTYIHQNSPFYREIFSSKNISIDVINSLEDLTLLPVTHKEDLQQGNDDFLCVPKKQVIEYASTSGTLGSPVTIALTENDLNRLTINEYNSFKCADGSEEDVYQLMLTLDRQFMAGIAYYSGLRKLGAGIIRLGPGVPAMQLETIQRLKPTAIVAVPSFILKLIQFAKENNVDLNTTSVKKAICIGENIRNTDYSFNILGKKITENWSIQLYSTYASTEMQTAFTECSQGNGGHLQPELLIAELLDDDNQPVPPNTPGELTITTLGVEGMPLLRYKTGDICMYNEEPCACGRSGMRLSPIIGRKKQMIKFKGTTLYPPALFDLLNEMEEVLDYVVEVYSNEIGMDEVLLHLLPLNENKASDNRIRAYLQARLRVSPQVNYVGVEQLQKIQFPESVRKAVKFIDRRAKINT
- a CDS encoding 3-hydroxyacyl-ACP dehydratase; its protein translation is MEEFSILSLIPQKSPFVMVDELLFSDDNVTRTKFKVRADNVFAMNGEFSEAGLMENMAQTAAAGSGNMARIEDRPVATGYIGQVKNLEVFELPKIGDELLTEIKVEVQVFDAGIVSGKVWKGDALIAQCEMKIFINQQ
- a CDS encoding tRNA1(Val) (adenine(37)-N6)-methyltransferase — protein: MFQFKQFSVDQTNCAMKINTDGVLLGALTQIKAPQSILDIGTGTGVIALMFAQRFADAQIDAVEIDQSAADTASQNFSRSKFSDRLKVFALGFEQFFKAYPDNKYDLIISNPPFYINSLHSPEEKKQLAKHADENFFKEILSDVANHLTANGSCWLVLPPATAQLVRNLVNEYELYINDVITISSFKGKDPHREIISLSNVVDVFTKQEFVIYDSQGVHSEQYKNALIDFFTIF
- the fbp gene encoding class 1 fructose-bisphosphatase, which encodes MKVTKTLGQFIIEKQADFPYAKGELSRLLRDIGIAAKLVNREVNKAGLVDIIGEAGTENIQGENQKKLDVYANEQFISALTYGGECCIIVSEENDEYLHIEGEVSKDAKYIVAIDPLDGSSNIDVNVNVGTIFSIYRRKSTSGKPTMDDILQKGVEQVAAGYITYGSSTMLVYTTGKGVNGFTLDPSIGEFCLSHPNMRIPQDGHIYSINEGHYTHFPDGVKKYLKYCQVEDKVTNRPYTSRYIGSMVADLHRNLILGGIFIYPVTASAPNGKLRLVYECNPMAFLIEQAGGKASNGYERILELDVNHLHQRSAIFIGSENMVNKAEEMMSFFSPQQTKKNFNGDVVIQ
- a CDS encoding HAL/PAL/TAL family ammonia-lyase, which gives rise to MILIGQSKLTLKDFSDIVFRNEKVELDAAAIKNVKDNFEFLQNFSSNKLIYGINTGFGPMAQYKVSEENLLQLQYNLIRSHSSGNGALLSPTFTKALMIARLNSLIQGYSGVHTDIIELLKSLINNDISPCVFEHGGVGASGDLVQLAHLGLVLIGEGEVVYEGTLQATADVFAKLNIKPLSIKVREGLATINGTSAMTGIGMVNIAQAHKLLNWSVMFSAMTNEVVKAYDDHFSHELNIVKHHEGQNKVAATFRNILQGSKMIRSRTDHLYQPDKIGQEVFEDKVQEYYSLRCVTQVLGPILDTINNAEHVVVNELNSVNDNPVIDHHHQNVFHGGNFHGDYVSLEMDKIKIAIAKLSMLSERQLNYLVNDKLNQKFPPFMNLGILGFNFGMQGVQFTATSTVAENQTLSFPMYVHSIPNNNDNQDIVSMGCNAALITAKVIDNAFAVLSIQLMTLLQAVDYLQCEADMSPVTRQLYTDVRKIFPKFIEDTPKYRDIERIKQYLQTNTALTA
- a CDS encoding redoxin domain-containing protein, whose product is MKTTIETTYPEFDLLEASIDRDLSYNNYQSLKPAQKGSLISNINFDFSYDKWVSFNNGIVNEDFVATKQVLGKPLVLSFYSNYWNGKGVDYLKQLSSLSKQVKSNGGNLVVVSAEAVSEDLINLAFENNLSLSFYFDPNNSIADQFGVYSDNDPIWNWFSGIDNNVPLLSTFVISAEKSIVFNHNYRDYAETLPANELLNAVGESAYMRKLLLSA
- a CDS encoding metallophosphoesterase family protein, which produces MIRVGLISDTHGYLADSVFEHFKDCDEIWHAGDFGNIELADKLAAFKPLRGVYGNIDGKELRQTFPENLRFTIEGMDIWITHIGGYPDKYSPAVKKDIYLNPPQLFICGHSHILKVIFDKKINCLHLNPGAAGIQGWHKVQTLMRFAIDDGKVKDLEVIELKKNV
- the fabG gene encoding 3-oxoacyl-ACP reductase FabG; amino-acid sequence: MKCALVTGGSRGIGRAICLKMASMGYYVLVNYKSNRVEAEKTLEQIKQAGGDGELLSFNVADKVEIKDLLQSWINNNESADIEVLVNNAGIRDDSLMVWLKDEQWDSVIKTSLDSFFYVTRLVLEEMMMNRFGRIINVVSLSGIKGLPGQTNYSAAKAGVIGATKALAQEVGRSGITVNAVAPGFIKTDMTDGLDEKELKRNIPVNRFGLPEEVAHAVGFLASKEASYITGEVLSINGGLYT
- a CDS encoding beta-ketoacyl-[acyl-carrier-protein] synthase family protein encodes the protein MRPVYVAADNIISPLGYTTAANMEQLKLRSTGIKQHSVSEYSTVPFYASLFSTDVFNENGTYTKFEQLLIASIKDALEHCNIKPDDERTVLIVSTTKGNVSLLETQPERPDLKERIALHTSSKLVAEHFEFKSQAIVVSNACISGIMAILTGLRLIQSGQFDNAIVVGADVITKFVLSGFQSFQAVSAEPCKPFDVDRTGITLGEGAATIVLTSNPLYNTQIQVLSGAVSNDGNHISAPSRTGEELSQAISSSLIDAGLNAADIDFISAHGTATSYNDEMEAKAIALAGLSNVPANSLKGFYGHTLGAAGLIESVISMQSLKENIILPTPGHSSLGVSSPINIVTSLMQHSVKTFLKTASGFGGCNGAVIFSK
- a CDS encoding alpha/beta hydrolase family esterase, whose amino-acid sequence is MRYIIKTFICMVILLLNKSVKAQPQQITEQILVDGTKRKLITYIPQNNSKEHMPVVIALHGGFATPKAMFRLANFKSLADKEKFIVVCPASKRFWHDGADTKGIDDVKFIDVLISHVVEKYHADAQRIYVTGISNGGFMTTRLACQLSNRIAAIAVVAATLDKEAGYAPKKPMPVMYIHGTRDPIVSYNGGKLFGRKIYSHPEVIEKWVLLNACSPEPTQTEILDSRHDGTMIFKQEYINKQNGIKVISYTIGNGGHTWPNGRQYFPEFLIGKTTRNLDGCEVIWNFFKAYKKQLN